The genomic DNA CAAAAGGTTCCGCTTGTCCTTTATAGGTATCGGCAGGGATAGTAATCGCGCTAAAGAAAGGGTAGGTAGCAAAAAGAGACTGTTTTGCTGTCTCATCGAATGGGATGAAAAAGATGTCCTGAGACGTGCTGGCTTGCATGACGGCTGGGGTTGGAATCGCACCGCCCATGAACGCAGCGGCAGCAGCACCGTCTGCTAATAAATCTACCGCACCGGTATAATGACTGTTGAGCGGTGAAAAATCTTCGTAAGTGATGCCGTGTGCAGACAATATCGGTTCGAGGAAATACTCAAAACCTGCGCCTGCGGGGCCAACAACGATTCGTTTGCCAGCAAAATCCTGAATTTTACGGATGCCTGAAGACTGTGATGTGATAAATAGACCGACATTCGGCGCAAGCGTCATGACACTACGGATGGCGTGTTCCGTTTTCCACGCGCCTTCGCCACGCACGGCGAAGTAAGAGATCGCAGCATTGGCAAGCGCAAATTCGAGTTCACCATTCGCGAGACGACGGATGTTTTCCTGCGTGCCTTTCGTGCTTTCAGCCGTCACTTCCCAGTTGGTTTCCGAAGTGTTATCGGCA from Candidatus Poribacteria bacterium includes the following:
- a CDS encoding TAXI family TRAP transporter solute-binding subunit, producing the protein MKSITSYLSIIALIFALSIGFGCDNAQKRQSAEGEKAEGDNTAKRVHISIGTAPTGGAFFVVGGAIAAVVADNTSETNWEVTAESTKGTQENIRRLANGELEFALANAAISYFAVRGEGAWKTEHAIRSVMTLAPNVGLFITSQSSGIRKIQDFAGKRIVVGPAGAGFEYFLEPILSAHGITYEDFSPLNSHYTGAVDLLADGAAAAAFMGGAIPTPAVMQASTSQDIFFIPFDETAKQSLFATYPFFSAITIPADTYKGQAEPFASMNVGAMHLITAEHVDENMVYEFTKTLYTHRAEVVKRHGAGKAINPKNVVKDTGTPFHPGAIRYYQEIGIWNE